CGAGGAAATAGGGGGCCTTGCAGACCGTGAAAGCATACTATGGGTAGTGAAGGATGGAAGGGTGTACAGGTCTCAGGGGGATGATGATGAAGATTAGTATCAGAATCGGGGGAATGGGCTGCGCCGCATGCGCTGCAAAGATCGAGGAAGCCCTGAGGAGAATTGAGGGCGTCCATGGGGCAGCGGTGAACCTTGTGGAGGGGAAGGTCTCGGTTGAATACGACCCGGAAAAGGTGAAACTTAAAGAAATAGAGGCCGCAGTTGAGGATGCAGGGTACAGGGTCCTCAATGACAGGATCACCCTGAGGATCGGTGGCATGAGCTGCGCCATGTGCGCCCGGAAGATAGAATCAGAACTTAAAGGGATCGAGGGGATAAGCAGCGCGACCGTTAACCTTGCAGCTGAAAGGGCCTACATAAGCTACAACCCATCCCTGACATCCCCTGGGAGGTTCAGGGAGGTCATTGAGGGACTCGGTTACCATGTCCTCGACTCTGATGAGGACAAACTCGAGGAGGACCTCTCACCAAGGAAGAGGAGGATAATAGCAGGGTTCGGAGTCTCAATACCCCTGATGGCCATCATGTACCTCCACATCCCCCTGCCGGTCCCTGAGGACATTTTCATGCTACTTGTTTCTCTGGCCCCATTCATCTATGTCTCTGAACCAATATTCAGGGGGGCCATGAGGTCTCTGAGGGCAGGGACCCTTGACATGGATGTAATGTACTCCATGGGTATAGGTGTTGCCTTCCTATCCAGCCTCCTTGGAACAGCAGGCATACTCCCATCAGAGTTCATGTTCTATGAGACAGCCCTGATGCTGGCATCCTTCCTCACCCTTGGAAGATACCTTGAGGCAAGGGCCAAGGGTAAGACATCAGAGGCTGTAAGGAGGCTTATGGAGTTACAGCCAGACACCGCCACCCTTATAAGGGATGGGGAGGAGGTTGAGGTCAGGGCCGATGAGATAAATACAGGTGATCTTGTAATTGTAAGACCCGGGGACAGGATACCCGCAGATGGCAGGGTCCTTGAGGGAACATCATACGTTGATGAATCAATGATAACCGGAGAAACACTCCCCGTCCTCAAGGAGAGGGACTCCGAGGTCATAGCAGGCACCATCAACACAGATGGTGTTCTTAAATTCAGGGTTGAACGCACAGGTTCAGAAACCTTCCTTGCAGGGATAATAAGGCTTGTTGATGAGGCCCAGGCATCAAAGCCAGAGATCCAGAGGATAGCTGACAGGGCGGTCTCATATTTCATCCCTGCAGTGCTCCTGGTTGCAGCATCAGCCTCAATCTTCTGGTACTTCATCATGGACGCGGGCCTGCTCTTCTCGGTGACCGTGCTTGTCTCGGTCCTCGTGGTCGCCTGTCCATGCGCCCTTGGCCTTGCAACACCAACGGCGGTCACCGCAGGTATAGGGAGAGGAGCCGAACTCGGCATACTCATAAAGAAGGGTGAGGCACTTGAAGTCTCCGAAAGAGTATCGGTGGTGCTTTTTGATAAAACAGGGACACTCACAGAGGGAAAACCAGAGGTCACTGAGATTATAGGTGAGGATTCACTTGTACTGGCCGCAGCCCTTGAAAGGAAGTCAAGGCACCCCATAGCAGAGGCCATAACCAGGATGGCTTCCCTTGAGGGCCTGGAAGTCCCTGAAGTGGAGGAATTCAGGAGCATCCCAGGCATGGGCCTTACAGGTAAAGTCAGATCCACGGGACCGGATGGGACAGGGTCATGCCTGGTACTTGCAGGTAACAGGGCCCTCATGAGGGATTTCAACGTACCCCTGGACCCCCTCATGGATAAAATTGATGAACTGGAGTCAGGGGGAAGGACGGTGGTGATGGTCGCCGCCGACGGAGCCCTTAGGGGACTTATAGCTGTATCTGACACTATAAAGCCAGGTTCATATCTGGCTGTCCGTGAACTGGGAAGGATGGGTGTTGATACTGTTATGGTTACGGGTGACAACCGTAAAACCGCCGAAGCCGTTGCAGGGGAAATAGGAATCCACAATGTAATCTCGGAGGTCCTTCCAGGGGATAAGGCCGATATTGTTTCAGAATTCAGGAGGAAGGGGGAGGGGGTGGCCTTTGTTGGCGATGGTATAAATGATGCTCCGGCCCTTGCAGCTGCAGACCTGGGCCTGGCCATCGGAAGCGGCACTGATGTTGCAAGGGAGGCCGGGGAAGTTGTACTTGTGGGTGATGATCCACTGGACGCCGCAGCAGCCCTTCAGCTCGCATCAAGGGTCATGTCACGGATAAAACAGAACCTTTTCTGGGCCTTCGCCTACAACACCATGCTCATCCCGCTGGCGGCGGGTCTGCTCCACCCACTGGGCCTGGTCTTCAGGCCTGAATATGCAGGCCTTGCAATGGCACTGAGTTCAGTCACCGTGGTGTCACTCTCCCTCATGCTGCGCAGGTACACACCCCATGCACGGATGCTGAAGCTGGAGTTAGAGGAAGACATCAAGTGAGCTCTGCCTTGACCTGTCACTCTCAAAGAGGGAGTTAACCCCGTATTCAAGTATCTCAATCCTCTGCATGAGGTAGGGGTCTATGGGGTATCTGGATGCAAGGTCCTTTGATATTTCAAGGTACTTTATAACTGAGCCCTTGGAGACCGTGAGTACAAGATTACCCCCACATTTACACTCCCCTGTCAGGGGTATCCGCCGGTACTTTTTATTGCACCTTGTACAGCGGACCTTCTGCCTGGAGAAGGCCCTTATGTTCCCCATCATGTCCGGGAGGAAGTGGGACATCAGGACACCCTCAACAACCCCCTTCTGGTCCACGGCCCTTATCATCTCTGCAAGGGTTATCTGGGACTCCACCTTTTCCTTCATGCTCGGGATCAGCTTGTAGAGGCATACCCTGGGACCGGCGTGTATGCTGGATGTGTTATGTGAGAACATGAGACCCTGATACTGTTCCGGTGTTCCAAGGCGCTTTTCAACGTTGTCTATCTTATCAAGGACTTCTGTGGGTTTTGCATGTTCAAAGCTCCTTTCATAGACATCAAGGGGGATCATGTCCATCGTGTCTATGTTGTGTGATTCATCATCAATCTCCTCGGGGTCTATCCTTGTTGAGAGAACCAGGGGGGCGTCCATGCTCCCGCCCCTAGTGCTTGGAAGGTAGGACTTTGAGAAGTTCAGGAGGGCGTCAAGCAGGAGCATCACCGAGTCCTCGTCACTGTCACAGTTCCTCCTCTTGGCTGAGTGGAAATATGGGTGGGCGTAGCATGCTGAGGCCTCTGTGAAGCCTATTATCCTTCCAAGGACAGCGGCTGATGTGTGAGGGGCAAGACCTGCTATAAGGTGACCCACAAGGTCATCCCTCCTTTTAACATTGTAGAACCTTTCAAGGCCATAGAACCTTTCAAGGAGGTCGTCAACGAAGTTAGCAACCCTAACAAGGTAGTCAGCGCAGTTTTCTGATATGACAACATCCTGGACCTTCAGTTCAAGTATCTGGTCACTGCTTTCAAGTTCACGGCCGTAGCAGTCCTCTGTATAGCCCAGCTCCCTGAGCCTTTCAACATCAACCCCCACCTCCGCGGGTGTGAAGTGTGTGAGGGGAAGATCCGTGGAGTCATGGCGTATGGTGGCGTCCTTGAAGGTGTAAACCTCGTTTTTAGCACGGAGTATGCCCTTTTCAAGGGGTTCAGGGAATTTGTCACTGGATATCATCCCCTCAACCCCCTTTACTTCATCCAGTTTACGGACGGATACGTTTTCAGAGGCCCTTTTAAGGAGGGCTGCAAGGTTGATTGTCCTCTTCCCGGGCTCACCTATCACGGTTCTTGAGCCGCAGCTGGGACATTTTGACTGCATCGAGCTCACCCGGCATGACGGGCACGTTGCTCTTCCAATCTCCACCGTGATGGATTCTTTCTTTGCGGCGTCGGGTATGTTACGTCTGCTGCCCCCATACTTGCCTATGGGGAACAGTACATGGGGGGCGGGCCTCATTTTACGTTCCTTGGTCTTCTCTGGCCTGCCGACACGGCTACCTATGTAGGTGGGGGCCTTCTTCATTATCCTCACAGGGGAAACCCTGTTGATGGCATCAACACTGTCATCTGA
The sequence above is drawn from the Methanothermobacter wolfeii genome and encodes:
- a CDS encoding heavy metal translocating P-type ATPase, giving the protein MKISIRIGGMGCAACAAKIEEALRRIEGVHGAAVNLVEGKVSVEYDPEKVKLKEIEAAVEDAGYRVLNDRITLRIGGMSCAMCARKIESELKGIEGISSATVNLAAERAYISYNPSLTSPGRFREVIEGLGYHVLDSDEDKLEEDLSPRKRRIIAGFGVSIPLMAIMYLHIPLPVPEDIFMLLVSLAPFIYVSEPIFRGAMRSLRAGTLDMDVMYSMGIGVAFLSSLLGTAGILPSEFMFYETALMLASFLTLGRYLEARAKGKTSEAVRRLMELQPDTATLIRDGEEVEVRADEINTGDLVIVRPGDRIPADGRVLEGTSYVDESMITGETLPVLKERDSEVIAGTINTDGVLKFRVERTGSETFLAGIIRLVDEAQASKPEIQRIADRAVSYFIPAVLLVAASASIFWYFIMDAGLLFSVTVLVSVLVVACPCALGLATPTAVTAGIGRGAELGILIKKGEALEVSERVSVVLFDKTGTLTEGKPEVTEIIGEDSLVLAAALERKSRHPIAEAITRMASLEGLEVPEVEEFRSIPGMGLTGKVRSTGPDGTGSCLVLAGNRALMRDFNVPLDPLMDKIDELESGGRTVVMVAADGALRGLIAVSDTIKPGSYLAVRELGRMGVDTVMVTGDNRKTAEAVAGEIGIHNVISEVLPGDKADIVSEFRRKGEGVAFVGDGINDAPALAAADLGLAIGSGTDVAREAGEVVLVGDDPLDAAAALQLASRVMSRIKQNLFWAFAYNTMLIPLAAGLLHPLGLVFRPEYAGLAMALSSVTVVSLSLMLRRYTPHARMLKLELEEDIK